The Mytilus trossulus isolate FHL-02 chromosome 3, PNRI_Mtr1.1.1.hap1, whole genome shotgun sequence genome contains a region encoding:
- the LOC134712057 gene encoding calcineurin subunit B type 1 isoform X1: MGNEASLPLELCSNFDADEIKRLGKRFRKLDLDNSGSLSVDEFMSLPELQQNPLVQRVIDIFDTDGNGEVDFKEFIEGVSQFSVKGDKLSKLRFAFKIYDMDKDGYISNGELFQVLKMMVGNNLKDTQLQQIVDKTIIHADTDGDGKISFEEFCSVVGTMDVHKKMVVGKI; this comes from the exons ATG GGAAATGAAGCATCACTTCCTTTGGAATTATGTTCAAACT ttgATGcagatgaaattaaaagacttgGTAAGCGGTTTCGTAAATTAGATTTGGACAACTCTGGATCACTGAGTGTAGATGAGTTTATGTCATTACCAGAATTACAACAGAATCCTTTAGTACAACGAGTTATAGATATATTTGACACAGATGGTAACGGAGAAGTAGATTTTAAAG aatTCATAGAAGGAGTATCACAATTTAGTGTTAAAGGAGACAAATTATCTAAATTAAGAT TTGCATTTAAGATATATGACATGGATAAAGATGGATATATATCTAATGGAGAACTGTTCCAGGTGCTTAAAATGATGGTAGGAAATAATCTCAAAGACACTCAGCTTCAGCAGATTGTAGATAAAACCATTATACATGCAGATACTGATGGTGATGGCAAAATATCATTCGAGGAATTTTGTTCT GTCGTTGGAACTATGGATGTTCATAAGAAGATGGTAGttggtaaaatttga
- the LOC134712057 gene encoding calcineurin subunit B type 1 isoform X2: MGNEASLPLELCSNFDADEIKRLGKRFRKLDLDNSGSLSVDEFMSLPELQQNPLVQRVIDIFDTDGNGEVDFKEFIEGVSQFSVKGDKLSKLRFAFKIYDMDKDGYISNGELFQVLKMMVGNNLKDTQLQQIVDKTIIHADTDGDGKISFEEFCSVVGNMDVHKKMVVDV, from the exons ATG GGAAATGAAGCATCACTTCCTTTGGAATTATGTTCAAACT ttgATGcagatgaaattaaaagacttgGTAAGCGGTTTCGTAAATTAGATTTGGACAACTCTGGATCACTGAGTGTAGATGAGTTTATGTCATTACCAGAATTACAACAGAATCCTTTAGTACAACGAGTTATAGATATATTTGACACAGATGGTAACGGAGAAGTAGATTTTAAAG aatTCATAGAAGGAGTATCACAATTTAGTGTTAAAGGAGACAAATTATCTAAATTAAGAT TTGCATTTAAGATATATGACATGGATAAAGATGGATATATATCTAATGGAGAACTGTTCCAGGTGCTTAAAATGATGGTAGGAAATAATCTCAAAGACACTCAGCTTCAGCAGATTGTAGATAAAACCATTATACATGCAGATACTGATGGTGATGGCAAAATATCATTCGAGGAATTTTGTTCT gttgTAGGGAATATGGATGTCCACAAGAAGATGGTCGTTGATGTGTGA